One genomic window of Ruminococcus gauvreauii includes the following:
- a CDS encoding DUF5685 family protein encodes MFGYVTINKDELKIKDVKRYQAYYCGVCQDLKDRHGMAAQSTLTYDMTFLSVLLAGLYEGPMKDEQCRCIVHPVKRHWCLRSAYTSYAADMNLLLCYYNLMDDWLDEKKLIPYTVAKLVRSEFRKVCSEYPRQARAVRRYMKCLGECERKNSQNLDLGAGLTGELFGEILVYEEDIWSPILRRLGFYLGKFIYLMDAYDDLERDKKTGNYNPWFRLSEREDFLAESEQILTMMMSGCAREFEKLPIVENVDILRNILYSGIWTKYDMLKKKAKENH; translated from the coding sequence ATGTTTGGATATGTCACGATCAATAAAGACGAATTGAAAATCAAAGATGTGAAGAGATACCAGGCGTACTACTGCGGAGTCTGTCAGGACCTGAAGGACCGGCACGGCATGGCGGCGCAGTCTACGCTGACGTATGATATGACATTTCTGTCAGTGCTTCTCGCCGGGCTGTATGAAGGGCCGATGAAAGATGAACAGTGCAGGTGTATCGTGCATCCGGTGAAAAGACACTGGTGTCTTCGCAGCGCCTATACAAGCTATGCAGCGGATATGAATCTGCTGCTTTGCTATTATAATCTGATGGATGACTGGCTGGATGAAAAAAAACTGATTCCATATACGGTAGCAAAACTGGTACGTTCTGAATTCAGGAAAGTCTGCAGCGAATATCCGCGTCAGGCACGGGCAGTCCGCCGCTATATGAAGTGTCTGGGAGAATGCGAACGGAAAAACAGTCAGAATCTGGATCTGGGGGCGGGACTTACCGGAGAGTTATTCGGTGAGATTCTGGTATATGAAGAGGATATATGGTCGCCGATACTGCGCAGGCTCGGGTTCTATCTGGGCAAGTTTATTTACCTCATGGATGCGTACGATGATTTGGAGAGGGATAAGAAGACAGGAAATTATAACCCGTGGTTCAGGCTGAGTGAACGAGAAGACTTCCTCGCAGAGAGTGAACAGATCCTGACCATGATGATGAGCGGATGCGCCAGAGAATTTGAAAAACTTCCGATTGTAGAAAATGTGGACATTTTACGAAATATCCTGTATTCTGGTATTTGGACAAAATATGATATGTTGAAGAAAAAAGCCAAGGAGAATCATTGA
- a CDS encoding J domain-containing protein — protein sequence MLDPYSVLGVPSNASMDDIKKAYRKLSRMYHPDANVNNPNKEQAEEKFKQVQEAYNQILNERERGSSGYDSWYGRDTQKTSYGSDEETLKMQAAANYINSQHFREAMNVLNGIAGRSGDWYYLHAVANAGLGNNVSALEDAREALRRDPDNMKYQMLVNQLQSGSQWYENMGTGYGYERPQAGMGNCCWQCLAVNLFCNCCCGRPC from the coding sequence ATGTTAGATCCATATAGCGTGCTGGGAGTTCCGTCGAATGCCAGCATGGATGATATAAAGAAAGCGTACCGAAAATTAAGCCGCATGTATCATCCGGATGCCAATGTAAATAATCCGAACAAGGAACAGGCGGAAGAAAAATTTAAACAGGTACAGGAAGCGTACAATCAGATTCTTAATGAGCGGGAACGAGGCAGCAGCGGTTATGACTCGTGGTACGGCAGGGATACGCAGAAGACATCGTATGGCAGCGATGAGGAGACGCTCAAGATGCAGGCGGCGGCCAATTACATCAACAGCCAGCATTTTCGCGAAGCCATGAATGTACTGAACGGTATCGCGGGACGCAGCGGCGACTGGTATTACCTTCATGCCGTTGCGAACGCCGGGCTCGGAAACAACGTGAGCGCGCTGGAAGATGCAAGGGAAGCCCTGCGCAGGGATCCTGACAACATGAAATATCAGATGCTGGTCAATCAGTTGCAGTCCGGAAGTCAGTGGTATGAGAACATGGGCACCGGTTACGGATATGAGCGCCCTCAGGCGGGAATGGGTAACTGCTGCTGGCAGTGTCTTGCCGTCAATCTGTTCTGCAACTGCTGCTGCGGCCGCCCATGCTGA
- a CDS encoding ABC transporter permease, which yields MGKMKQSPIVKKLGFNRIMLFLVMVLIYAVFCVLIPNFFGPSHVMSMLNYACFLGFLALGVTFVIATGGIDFSIGPVMFCCALVSGYAMNQYGLPMAGALVMCILVGMLFGVFNGYMVAYWDVPPFIISMASMNIAKGLASVCTKTTTVSWPQSTDPGGWFRSLLKVGDIPVGLLIFLIAAVICSVILNNTRPGRYILGLGSNREAVRLSGVNTKKWEMIAFIICGTLAGIAAIFFAAAYSTVQPGYGDQYNNEAIAACVMGGTSMIGGLASIGGTVIGALIIALIQEGILAMKFTKDIQLIITAIIVITAVYVDVTARRRKN from the coding sequence ATGGGGAAAATGAAACAAAGTCCAATTGTTAAGAAGCTGGGGTTCAACAGAATCATGTTATTTCTGGTTATGGTCTTGATATACGCAGTTTTTTGTGTATTGATTCCTAATTTCTTCGGCCCGTCCCATGTGATGAGTATGCTTAATTATGCGTGCTTTCTGGGGTTTCTGGCATTGGGTGTCACATTCGTAATTGCAACGGGAGGTATTGATTTCAGCATCGGACCCGTGATGTTCTGCTGTGCACTGGTTTCCGGCTATGCGATGAATCAGTATGGCCTGCCGATGGCGGGGGCGTTGGTCATGTGTATTCTCGTAGGAATGCTGTTTGGTGTATTTAACGGTTATATGGTTGCTTATTGGGATGTGCCCCCGTTCATCATTTCTATGGCATCCATGAACATTGCAAAAGGACTTGCATCGGTCTGTACAAAAACAACGACTGTGAGCTGGCCGCAGAGTACGGATCCGGGCGGATGGTTCCGCAGCCTTTTGAAGGTGGGAGATATCCCGGTGGGACTGCTGATCTTTCTGATTGCAGCGGTGATTTGTTCGGTTATCCTGAACAACACAAGACCGGGGCGATACATTCTCGGGCTGGGGAGCAACCGTGAAGCGGTCCGCCTTTCGGGCGTTAATACAAAGAAATGGGAGATGATCGCATTTATTATCTGCGGTACTTTGGCAGGCATTGCAGCTATTTTCTTTGCGGCAGCGTATTCGACGGTTCAGCCGGGATACGGCGACCAGTATAACAACGAAGCAATTGCCGCATGTGTGATGGGCGGCACATCCATGATCGGAGGTCTGGCATCCATCGGAGGCACGGTCATCGGGGCGCTGATCATTGCACTGATTCAGGAAGGCATTCTGGCAATGAAATTTACCAAGGATATTCAGCTGATCATTACGGCGATTATCGTGATTACGGCTGTTTACGTTGATGTTACCGCAAGGCGCAGAAAGAACTGA
- a CDS encoding sugar ABC transporter ATP-binding protein → MGEIILEMKQIDKSFPGVHALDHVDFDVRRGEVHALMGENGAGKSTLMKVLTGIYTKDSGSIVYEGKEIEFRSAREAQNAGVIIVHQELNMVGDLTVAQNIFLGREPRKGFGVDDRKMIKDSRELFERLKIDIDPAAKMSDLTVGKQQMCEIAKAISHKAKVIIFDEPSAALTEKEIEDLFAIIRDLRKDQLGIVYISHRMDEIKVITDRVTVMRDGTYVGTLITKESTKDDIINMMVGRIIYEDPKQQSACPADAPVVLKVENLNAGKMVKNVNFELHQGEILGFSGLMGAGRTEMARALFGADPKQSGSIYIGGEKVEIKSPQDAVRHGIGYLSEDRKRYGVVVGRSVAENTTMACLENYLNGFLINKKAENRASDDYIERLATKTPNSEELVVNLSGGNQQKVVIAKWLARDCDILIFDEPTRGIDVGAKNEIYKLMNQLAAEGKSIIMISSEMTEILRMSDRIVVMCEGEIKGEIDISEATQENIMDKATRNIS, encoded by the coding sequence ATGGGCGAAATTATTTTGGAAATGAAACAAATTGACAAATCGTTTCCCGGTGTTCATGCCCTGGATCATGTTGACTTCGACGTGAGACGAGGTGAGGTGCATGCGCTGATGGGAGAAAACGGAGCCGGTAAATCAACACTGATGAAAGTTCTGACAGGAATTTATACGAAAGATTCCGGTTCTATCGTGTATGAAGGAAAAGAGATTGAATTTCGCAGCGCGAGAGAAGCACAGAATGCAGGCGTCATTATCGTGCATCAGGAGCTTAACATGGTGGGTGATCTGACGGTTGCTCAGAATATTTTTCTTGGCCGCGAACCGAGAAAAGGATTCGGCGTCGATGACAGAAAGATGATTAAAGACTCAAGAGAACTTTTTGAACGCTTGAAAATCGACATTGATCCGGCGGCGAAAATGAGTGATCTTACCGTGGGAAAACAGCAGATGTGTGAAATTGCAAAGGCGATTTCCCATAAAGCGAAGGTGATTATTTTTGATGAACCGTCTGCGGCGCTCACGGAAAAAGAGATTGAAGATTTGTTTGCTATTATTCGTGATCTGCGTAAGGACCAGCTCGGCATCGTCTATATCTCCCATCGCATGGATGAGATTAAGGTCATTACGGACAGAGTGACGGTGATGCGTGACGGTACATATGTCGGAACACTGATTACGAAGGAGAGTACGAAGGATGACATCATCAACATGATGGTGGGGCGCATCATCTATGAAGACCCGAAACAGCAGAGTGCCTGCCCGGCGGATGCACCGGTGGTCCTGAAAGTTGAGAATCTGAATGCCGGGAAGATGGTAAAAAATGTGAATTTTGAGCTGCATCAAGGTGAAATACTGGGATTTTCCGGGCTGATGGGTGCGGGCCGCACGGAGATGGCGCGGGCATTGTTCGGTGCAGATCCGAAACAGAGCGGCAGCATTTATATAGGCGGTGAAAAAGTGGAGATTAAATCTCCGCAGGATGCCGTCAGACATGGAATCGGTTATCTTTCGGAAGACAGAAAGCGCTACGGCGTCGTCGTAGGAAGATCTGTTGCGGAAAATACAACGATGGCATGTCTTGAAAACTACCTGAATGGTTTTTTGATTAATAAAAAAGCGGAAAACAGAGCTTCCGATGATTATATTGAGAGACTGGCGACGAAAACGCCGAATTCAGAGGAACTGGTCGTGAATCTCTCCGGAGGCAATCAGCAGAAAGTCGTTATCGCGAAATGGCTGGCCCGTGACTGCGATATTCTTATTTTCGACGAGCCGACGAGGGGGATTGACGTAGGAGCAAAAAATGAGATCTATAAACTGATGAATCAGCTGGCTGCGGAAGGGAAATCCATTATCATGATTTCCTCGGAAATGACGGAGATTCTCCGTATGAGTGACCGGATTGTCGTGATGTGTGAGGGTGAGATCAAGGGAGAGATTGATATTTCTGAAGCTACCCAGGAGAATATCATGGACAAAGCGACGAGAAATATTTCTTAG
- a CDS encoding ABC transporter permease produces MNKKSRFQKLAASQEFIVFIILILLYVGFSALNPQFARYTTLVTMSDYASFYMLMAFGVGLTLITGGVDLSIGTGLVAYAAIGGAVIKFLEAPVIEGMLVTLLAAGIFGLANGIMVGVMNLPPFLVTLCTSMIARGAGSLVANNYAIPWPMISQPGGWFHNMFKIKTEAGTLIPIGFIWILILVLVLRYVLNSTKFGRYVIAIGSNREATLLSGVNVRLYHVLVYTVCGLFTGVAALAYAAATPTIQPGQGAGMEMDAIGGAIVGGVSAAGGYGTIPGIFVGTCVILVLKVGLPFVGLNANWQQIITGLVLLAAVLIDIVKQRRAAKAY; encoded by the coding sequence ATGAACAAAAAAAGCAGATTTCAAAAACTGGCGGCGAGCCAGGAATTTATCGTATTTATCATACTGATTTTGCTGTATGTGGGATTCAGTGCCCTGAATCCGCAGTTTGCACGGTATACAACGCTGGTTACCATGTCTGACTATGCGAGTTTCTATATGCTGATGGCATTCGGTGTGGGCCTTACGCTGATCACAGGCGGTGTTGATCTTTCCATCGGTACCGGATTGGTTGCATACGCGGCGATCGGCGGCGCTGTCATTAAGTTTCTTGAGGCGCCGGTGATCGAGGGGATGCTGGTAACGCTTCTTGCGGCGGGAATTTTCGGTCTTGCCAATGGCATTATGGTGGGTGTTATGAATCTGCCGCCGTTTCTGGTAACGCTGTGTACCAGCATGATTGCCCGCGGGGCAGGATCTCTTGTTGCAAACAACTATGCGATTCCGTGGCCGATGATTTCTCAGCCGGGCGGATGGTTTCATAATATGTTCAAAATCAAAACAGAAGCCGGTACACTGATTCCGATCGGGTTTATCTGGATTTTGATTCTGGTGCTTGTTCTGCGCTACGTGCTGAACAGTACAAAATTCGGACGTTATGTGATTGCCATCGGATCCAACCGGGAAGCAACGCTGCTGTCCGGTGTCAATGTCAGGCTCTACCATGTATTGGTCTATACAGTCTGCGGATTATTCACCGGTGTTGCTGCTCTGGCGTACGCGGCTGCCACGCCTACCATTCAGCCGGGACAGGGAGCCGGTATGGAGATGGATGCCATCGGCGGCGCGATTGTCGGCGGCGTATCGGCGGCAGGCGGATACGGGACGATTCCCGGTATATTCGTCGGCACCTGCGTTATTCTGGTGCTGAAGGTAGGTCTGCCATTTGTCGGTCTGAATGCAAACTGGCAGCAGATCATTACGGGGCTTGTATTGCTGGCGGCGGTATTGATCGATATCGTGAAACAGAGAAGAGCAGCAAAGGCATATTAG
- a CDS encoding type I 3-dehydroquinate dehydratase translates to MILTKKTVRVKNAVVGGSDYTRFIAIAPSSAEDMRCQMKEAAALGEAGIEIQVGNLANISDALVVLKECKDDMAGQAVILNLDTTGCDAAASDDEKLKAAEEAAKAGIVDIIGAEAFASETYVAAMKKITVESGVKLMLSYINFDGIASEDEIIHTAKAAETKGADMVYLAYMTKNDPDVIVLGYAAKKIAADNLISVPACIFPMGEVGFQTRILSERCGNNFGFYHLAEPESGLFESYAQYQAMHEIYGGCEKIQSKVQFNMGEKHVMGGKRFIRCFMLKERTKNDILEAARNVARYNPEMVEWRVDYCLPMDSSKFTEDYWKNTLKEIKEILPDVPMLMTFRVKKEGGKTWYPDALRLKMACALVGTGLVEYCDCEIDNDIDYINTLKDACVKSDTKFVVSQHKWTETPGNEEIAATFRECVEKGADLPKFYLMATNYDDAVRTSVVTKKLREEELDMPIIICAMGDTGLITRTLGGCMGADFEFIDVTGIKGGEEEDVRYVDQLAEIFEY, encoded by the coding sequence ATGATTTTGACAAAGAAAACGGTACGGGTAAAAAACGCAGTGGTAGGTGGTAGTGACTACACAAGATTTATAGCAATCGCACCGTCAAGTGCTGAAGACATGAGATGTCAGATGAAAGAGGCGGCGGCGTTGGGAGAAGCCGGTATTGAGATTCAAGTCGGAAATCTTGCAAACATCAGTGACGCGCTTGTTGTTTTGAAAGAATGTAAAGATGACATGGCAGGGCAGGCGGTGATCCTTAACCTGGATACAACAGGCTGCGACGCGGCAGCATCGGATGATGAGAAGTTGAAAGCGGCAGAAGAAGCCGCAAAGGCAGGTATCGTTGATATCATCGGTGCGGAGGCATTCGCATCTGAGACATATGTTGCGGCAATGAAGAAGATTACGGTTGAAAGCGGCGTGAAATTGATGCTTTCTTATATCAATTTTGACGGAATTGCGTCGGAAGATGAGATCATACATACGGCAAAAGCAGCAGAGACGAAAGGTGCAGACATGGTTTACCTTGCGTATATGACGAAAAATGACCCCGATGTGATCGTGCTGGGCTATGCGGCAAAGAAAATCGCGGCGGACAATCTTATCAGCGTGCCGGCTTGTATATTTCCGATGGGAGAAGTCGGATTCCAGACACGTATCTTGTCGGAGCGATGCGGAAATAACTTCGGTTTCTATCATCTCGCCGAACCGGAAAGCGGCCTGTTCGAAAGCTATGCACAGTATCAGGCGATGCATGAGATTTACGGCGGCTGCGAGAAAATACAGAGCAAAGTTCAGTTCAACATGGGTGAGAAACACGTCATGGGAGGCAAACGTTTCATCCGTTGTTTCATGCTGAAAGAGAGGACGAAGAACGATATTCTGGAAGCGGCAAGAAATGTGGCGCGTTACAACCCGGAGATGGTCGAATGGCGCGTGGATTACTGTCTGCCGATGGACAGCAGCAAATTTACAGAAGACTACTGGAAAAATACTCTGAAAGAGATCAAAGAAATCCTGCCGGATGTTCCGATGCTCATGACATTCCGTGTCAAGAAAGAGGGTGGAAAAACATGGTATCCGGATGCGCTTCGTTTAAAAATGGCCTGCGCACTGGTAGGTACAGGATTGGTTGAATACTGTGACTGTGAGATCGACAATGACATCGATTATATCAACACACTCAAAGATGCCTGCGTGAAATCAGATACAAAATTTGTTGTATCGCAGCATAAATGGACAGAGACGCCGGGCAATGAGGAGATTGCGGCAACTTTCAGAGAATGTGTGGAAAAAGGCGCAGATCTTCCGAAATTCTATTTGATGGCGACGAATTACGACGATGCAGTCCGGACATCTGTCGTGACGAAAAAGCTCAGAGAAGAGGAACTGGATATGCCGATCATTATCTGTGCGATGGGAGATACCGGATTGATCACCAGGACGCTTGGCGGCTGCATGGGCGCTGACTTTGAGTTCATTGATGTTACCGGCATCAAGGGCGGAGAGGAAGAAGACGTCCGCTACGTTGATCAGCTGGCAGAAATTTTTGAATATTAA
- a CDS encoding zinc-dependent alcohol dehydrogenase translates to MKAAIFEGEGVLTVKDIPAPKIVKPDDVIIKVEAASICGSDIHGLAVPPGQYMKPGIIYGHEFSGVVAEVGDEVTGFAVGDRVAVNPRVRCGSCYECTHGRGDLCSNSDHYGQLADGGFAEYARTSAKQLYHVADGVSPDLAAQTEPLACVVSSLRKVNPIPMDYVILYGAGPIGLTFLRTLKAFGVKNLIMTAKGEDRVAEAKACGADIVVDVEKENIEDVVKANWPFKADVIIDAVGRGAVLPEAMKLINPQGRILLFGLDNNARSEIAPGAVVLDEIMIVGALGKDFPGALELLQNEELGLEKFITHRFTLEDIHKGIELMRNKKACRVLIYPNGLPGND, encoded by the coding sequence ATGAAAGCAGCAATATTTGAGGGCGAAGGTGTCCTTACCGTGAAGGATATTCCGGCGCCGAAGATCGTAAAGCCGGACGATGTGATTATTAAAGTGGAGGCGGCCAGCATCTGCGGCAGCGATATCCATGGACTGGCAGTGCCTCCGGGACAGTATATGAAGCCCGGCATCATTTACGGACATGAGTTCAGCGGCGTGGTCGCCGAAGTCGGTGATGAGGTAACAGGGTTTGCGGTTGGCGACAGAGTGGCTGTCAACCCGCGTGTCCGCTGCGGGAGCTGCTATGAGTGCACCCATGGAAGAGGTGATCTCTGTTCCAACTCAGACCATTACGGACAGCTCGCGGACGGCGGATTTGCAGAATATGCGCGGACAAGCGCCAAGCAGCTCTATCATGTGGCAGACGGCGTCAGCCCGGATCTTGCGGCACAGACAGAACCGCTGGCATGTGTTGTCAGTTCGCTCAGAAAAGTAAATCCGATACCGATGGATTATGTGATTCTCTACGGTGCGGGTCCCATTGGCCTGACATTCCTGCGCACACTGAAAGCATTCGGCGTAAAAAATCTCATCATGACGGCAAAAGGTGAAGATCGTGTGGCTGAGGCAAAAGCATGCGGCGCCGATATCGTTGTGGATGTAGAAAAAGAAAATATTGAGGATGTTGTAAAGGCAAACTGGCCGTTCAAGGCAGACGTGATTATCGATGCGGTGGGGAGAGGCGCTGTTCTTCCGGAGGCAATGAAACTGATCAACCCGCAGGGACGTATCCTTCTCTTTGGACTGGACAACAACGCCCGTTCTGAAATCGCACCGGGCGCAGTCGTACTGGATGAGATCATGATCGTCGGTGCACTGGGCAAGGATTTCCCGGGAGCTCTGGAACTGCTTCAAAATGAAGAACTCGGGCTTGAGAAATTTATCACCCACAGGTTTACACTGGAAGACATTCATAAAGGAATCGAGCTGATGAGGAACAAGAAGGCGTGCCGTGTATTGATCTATCCTAACGGGCTGCCCGGGAATGACTGA
- a CDS encoding zinc-dependent alcohol dehydrogenase produces the protein MKEGMMKGIAFIGTGKYAHVERPIPKIEKNHDVLIRILATSICGTDVHILATPPLYPATLGTIIGHEMVGEVVECGSEVTEFGAGDRVIMDNNIACGTCEICRLGDYNVCPNMKSIGMEIDGTFAQYCVAPDSNLAKISKDVPIERAIFAEPLNVAFGGLKKVRMMPGDNVVIVGGGPIGMYFVKLCKQMGAGKVLVTGRSPSRRKYLEMSGAHRIINTREEDLLTAVHEEMPLGADLVIECVGTMIGPCVDCCRPGGTVLVEGLSENEYQSISQHIIARKGVNVIGSFIGNNVLQAVANGLNSGMLDFEYMITHKLTFDQFDEGLEAMRNGTALEVILYPWGLPGES, from the coding sequence ATGAAAGAAGGAATGATGAAAGGGATTGCTTTTATCGGCACCGGCAAATATGCGCATGTGGAAAGACCGATTCCGAAAATTGAAAAGAATCACGATGTGCTGATCAGGATACTTGCCACAAGCATCTGCGGTACAGACGTACATATTCTGGCAACACCGCCGCTGTATCCGGCGACGCTGGGAACTATTATCGGTCACGAGATGGTGGGCGAGGTCGTGGAATGCGGCAGTGAAGTGACAGAATTTGGGGCTGGCGACCGCGTGATCATGGACAACAATATCGCCTGTGGGACGTGTGAGATCTGCAGGCTCGGAGACTACAATGTCTGTCCGAATATGAAGTCTATCGGTATGGAGATTGACGGAACGTTCGCACAGTACTGTGTGGCGCCGGACAGTAACCTGGCAAAGATCAGCAAAGATGTGCCCATTGAGCGGGCAATCTTTGCAGAGCCGCTGAATGTGGCATTCGGCGGATTGAAGAAAGTAAGGATGATGCCGGGGGACAATGTGGTGATCGTCGGCGGCGGTCCGATCGGAATGTATTTTGTAAAGCTATGCAAGCAGATGGGAGCCGGTAAGGTTCTTGTGACCGGAAGATCCCCGTCCCGCAGAAAGTATCTGGAAATGAGCGGTGCACACCGCATCATCAATACACGGGAAGAAGACCTGCTGACAGCGGTGCATGAGGAGATGCCGCTCGGTGCAGACCTGGTGATTGAGTGTGTCGGCACCATGATCGGTCCGTGTGTTGATTGCTGCAGGCCGGGAGGAACGGTGCTCGTGGAAGGATTGAGCGAGAATGAGTATCAGAGCATCAGCCAGCACATCATCGCGCGTAAGGGAGTGAATGTGATCGGCAGCTTCATCGGAAATAACGTTCTTCAGGCGGTTGCCAACGGACTGAACAGCGGAATGCTGGATTTCGAATATATGATTACCCATAAACTGACATTTGATCAGTTTGACGAGGGACTGGAAGCGATGCGAAACGGAACGGCGCTGGAAGTCATACTGTATCCATGGGGACTCCCCGGGGAATCGTAA
- a CDS encoding Gfo/Idh/MocA family protein has translation MELAIGVVGLGAIGRDHVKRFHERITGCKVVAVSEVNQEVGRRVAEQYGAKFYADGEELINSPEVQAVVVTTWDPAHAQYVLASIKAGKYVFCEKPLATEAAECEKILAAEQAFGRKIVQVGFMRRYDPGYTELKKTIEEGKIGQPLIVHACHRNMTHAATMTSEMSIKNSGVHEIDVLRWLLDDEYVSGQVVLPRQSRISAKEGLQDPQIMMLRTKQGICIDVEISQSSGYGYDIQCEVVGDLGTAKLPDPPGVITKTDCSRVTGIMPGWETRFVEAYNIEMQDWVDRVKNAQPLVGASAWDGYVACVTSNILGQCREEGGTSKEIVLPEKPEFYN, from the coding sequence ATGGAATTAGCAATTGGAGTAGTGGGACTCGGCGCGATCGGCAGAGATCATGTCAAACGTTTTCATGAACGGATCACCGGCTGTAAAGTGGTTGCTGTTTCCGAAGTAAATCAGGAAGTCGGACGCAGGGTTGCCGAGCAGTACGGCGCAAAATTTTATGCGGACGGCGAAGAACTGATCAACAGCCCCGAAGTTCAGGCGGTGGTGGTCACTACATGGGATCCGGCTCATGCGCAGTATGTACTGGCAAGTATCAAGGCCGGCAAATATGTGTTCTGCGAGAAGCCGCTGGCAACGGAGGCTGCAGAGTGTGAGAAGATTCTTGCGGCGGAGCAGGCATTCGGCAGAAAAATCGTTCAGGTCGGGTTTATGCGCCGCTATGATCCGGGCTATACGGAACTGAAGAAAACGATCGAGGAAGGAAAAATCGGTCAGCCCCTGATCGTCCATGCGTGTCACAGAAATATGACCCATGCGGCGACGATGACATCGGAGATGTCCATCAAAAACTCCGGCGTTCATGAAATCGATGTTCTGCGCTGGCTTCTGGATGACGAGTATGTATCAGGGCAGGTCGTTCTTCCGCGGCAGAGCCGCATTTCGGCCAAAGAGGGACTGCAGGATCCGCAGATCATGATGCTGAGAACGAAGCAAGGGATCTGTATTGACGTGGAGATCAGTCAGAGTTCCGGATACGGATATGATATTCAGTGTGAAGTTGTGGGTGATCTGGGGACGGCAAAGCTGCCGGATCCGCCAGGAGTGATCACGAAGACGGATTGCAGCCGCGTGACAGGCATCATGCCGGGATGGGAAACACGGTTTGTTGAGGCATACAACATTGAGATGCAGGACTGGGTTGACCGCGTGAAAAATGCGCAGCCGCTCGTCGGCGCCTCCGCATGGGACGGCTATGTGGCCTGTGTGACATCCAATATATTGGGACAGTGCCGCGAGGAAGGCGGAACATCAAAGGAAATCGTCCTTCCGGAAAAACCGGAATTTTATAACTAA
- a CDS encoding radical SAM protein, with the protein MHYNGPIVRPQTDADSIFIEVTVGCTHNQCSFCNFYEGYPFSVASMQQIEEDLIEASRRYPAAKKIWANGGNPYALGTERLATIGRLIKTYFPESRISAYARVTDLTRKSVEEMRLLRTCGFEDLVVGFETGDDEALAYVNKGYTSADVLSGCKKLEEAGIDYRLIFLGGLAGRGKCEESAKKTAHLLNQLNPYLMYLNSVSILRGTKLYEDRESGIFQEAGERELVLEFITMLERLEHEIAIFAAPNTTPFSFFVDLQPQKQELLDFMRKYIDELDEKQEEQIAKQRSSGRSV; encoded by the coding sequence ATGCATTACAATGGACCGATCGTACGGCCGCAGACAGATGCAGACAGTATTTTTATTGAAGTGACCGTAGGCTGTACTCACAATCAATGCAGTTTTTGTAATTTTTATGAAGGATATCCCTTTTCTGTCGCATCAATGCAGCAGATTGAAGAGGATTTGATCGAGGCGAGCCGAAGATACCCCGCGGCGAAAAAAATCTGGGCCAACGGAGGCAATCCATATGCGCTCGGCACAGAAAGACTGGCCACAATCGGCAGGCTGATCAAAACATATTTTCCGGAAAGCCGCATATCTGCTTACGCCAGAGTCACGGATCTTACACGAAAGAGTGTGGAAGAGATGAGACTGCTGAGAACGTGTGGATTCGAGGATTTGGTTGTAGGCTTTGAGACGGGCGATGATGAGGCGCTTGCATACGTAAATAAAGGATACACATCAGCGGATGTCCTGTCAGGCTGTAAAAAATTAGAGGAAGCGGGGATTGATTATCGGCTGATTTTTCTGGGCGGTCTGGCGGGCAGAGGAAAATGTGAAGAATCTGCAAAAAAGACGGCACATCTGCTGAATCAGCTGAATCCGTATCTGATGTATTTGAATTCCGTATCGATACTGCGGGGGACAAAATTGTACGAAGACCGTGAAAGCGGCATTTTCCAGGAAGCGGGAGAGCGGGAGCTCGTATTGGAATTCATCACGATGCTGGAACGCCTGGAACATGAGATCGCAATTTTTGCGGCACCGAACACAACGCCCTTTTCCTTTTTTGTGGATTTGCAGCCGCAAAAGCAAGAGCTTCTCGACTTTATGCGAAAGTATATAGATGAACTTGATGAGAAGCAGGAAGAACAGATTGCAAAGCAAAGGAGCAGCGGCAGAAGCGTTTAG